CTGGAATGACGTGCAGGAGTTCATCCGCAAATTGAATGCGAGAACAGGTGGCAATTTTCGGCTGCCCACCGAGGCGGAGTGGGAGTATGCAGCTCGAGAGGGCGGCAAGCGAGTCCGCTTTGGCAATGGCAAAAATATTGCGGATCCGAGGGAGATTAATTTTGATCCAAGCGAAAAATATTCGTATTCAGTAGCTGGTGTTTATCGGCGGCAAACTACGCCCGTGGCGAGCTTTGCGCCCAATGCGCTGGGCTTGTACGATATGTCGGGGAATGTCTGGGAGTGGTGCGCCGATTGGTATGATGAAAACTATTACAGTAAAAGCCCTCCGAATAATCCCACGGGACCTGCGACAGGCGCCGACCGTGTGATCCGTGGCGGTAGCTGGAGCAGTTACGCCAGGTACGTACGGTGTGCGGATCGGGACTACTACGCTCCCGATCACCGCTACGACTACTTGGGCTTTCGCCTGTGCAGGGCTGCGCAGTGACAGAGGACGATGATGAGATACAGCATGGTGAGAGAGACCATGAGGATGGGCAGGATGATGATAGGCACTATGACGATGGACCTGATGACGATAGACACGATGATGATAGGAGCACCATGATGGTAGGCACTATGATGATCGGGGCACCGTGATGGTAGGGGACACCATGATGAACACCATGATGAATCATGGTGTTCTTACAAGCGGGATAGGGTAGTGCCCTTGTTGTAGGAACACCATGATTTATCATGGTGGAGTGAGAGTGTAGTGCAGGGTCGAGATGCAGCGCAGCATCGTGGAGGAGTGCAGCGTCGAGATGCAGTGCAGCATCGTGGTGCAGTGCCGCATCGAGGCGCAGCGCATCATCGTGGAGCTGCATAGCAAGTCAGAGCCCCATAACTCATGGTGCGGTCGAGAGTGTCAACTGCTAATCCTAACTCAGGGAGGAGGCATGGCCATCCACTCCAAAGTCAGAATATACGTGCATCTGATCTGGGGAACGTATGAGCGCCAGCGGATCTTAACTCCAGAGTTGCGGTTGAAGATATTTCGCCATCTGGTGGAGCGAGCGAAAGAATTGGACATCATTATCGTCAAGATGAACATTCAGCCCGACCACGTTCATATTTTGTTCATCCTGCCGTCCAACAAGACGCTTGCGGAAATTGTGCAGAATCTAAAGGGGGAATGTTCGAACTGGATCAACGAATGCAATTTGATCCAGGGAAAATTTGCCTGGCAGCGGGGCTATGGCGCATTCTCTGTCAGCGCTTCCCAGCTTATGAGGGTGGAGAATTATATCAAGAATCAAGATGCGCATCATCGGCGGAAGTCGTTTCAGGAAGAATATAAGGGGTGGGCGGTTCGATATGGGGTGTGGGATGAGGAGGATGGGTAGGAGCGGGAGGGGGCTCGAGGGCGCTGCTTGCATCATGATAGGGATACAGCATGATGGGGCACTATCTCCTACCACCCTACCATTATCTTCTCCCATCCTACCATTCTCCTAGCCCACCATGATAAATCATGGTGTTGTTACAATTTTTAAAGGTAGTTGCAGGTATGACTGATCATTTCAAGAGACTCATTATCTTTATTGTGCTGATCACGGTATTTCGGTTGGTCTATGTCAACTTCGTCCCGCTGGTCCCTCAGGAAGCCTACTACTGGAAATACGCCAAGCACCTGGCGCTGAGCTATTTTGATCATCCGCCGATGACGGCGTATATCATCGCTTTCTTTACCTGGATCGGTGGGGACAGTGTGTTCTTTATTCGCTTGGGCAGCATTGTTTTTTCCATCGGGCTGATGCTGGTGCTCTATTCTATCACCCGACGACTGTTTGGCAATGAGCGTTGGGCGTTGCTGTCGGTCATCGCCATGAATTGCACAGTGATGTTCTCCATCGGGTCGATGATCATCACGCCCGATGTGCCGTTTCTGTTCTTCTGGGCGCTGATTGTGTATAGCCTGGTGCGGCTGCGGGAATCGGATCAGTGGCAATGGTGGTATCTGGCAGGAGCGGCGCTGGGATTTGGATTATTGAGCAAATATACGGCGATTTTAATTGTGCCTGGCATTTTCGTTTACTTGCTTTTATCGGCTTCGCAACGAAAGTGGCTGTTGTCGGTTCATCCCTATCTGGGATTGGTGCTGGCATTGGTCATTTTCAGCCCTGTGATTATCTGGAATTCGCAGCACGAGTGGGCGTC
Above is a genomic segment from candidate division KSB1 bacterium containing:
- the tnpA gene encoding IS200/IS605 family transposase — protein: MQRSIVEECSVEMQCSIVVQCRIEAQRIIVELHSKSEPHNSWCGRECQLLILTQGGGMAIHSKVRIYVHLIWGTYERQRILTPELRLKIFRHLVERAKELDIIIVKMNIQPDHVHILFILPSNKTLAEIVQNLKGECSNWINECNLIQGKFAWQRGYGAFSVSASQLMRVENYIKNQDAHHRRKSFQEEYKGWAVRYGVWDEEDG